A portion of the Pseudomonas protegens CHA0 genome contains these proteins:
- a CDS encoding PAS domain-containing protein, with product MINAHLLQRMINASNDGIVVAEQEGEDNIVIYVNPAFERLTGYSADEVLYQDCRFLQSGDRDQPGLEVIRQALRQGRPCREVLRNYRKDGSHFWNELSITPVFNDSDQLTYFIGVQKDVSVQVKAQQRLLQLEQQLAEVEAELAALKATSGH from the coding sequence ATGATCAACGCTCATCTGCTGCAACGGATGATCAACGCCTCCAACGACGGGATTGTGGTCGCCGAGCAGGAAGGCGAAGACAACATCGTGATCTATGTGAACCCGGCCTTCGAGCGGCTGACCGGCTACAGCGCCGACGAAGTGCTGTACCAGGATTGCCGCTTCCTGCAATCCGGGGACCGTGACCAGCCAGGCCTGGAAGTGATCCGCCAGGCCCTGCGACAAGGCCGCCCGTGCCGCGAGGTGCTGCGCAACTACCGCAAGGACGGCAGTCACTTCTGGAATGAGCTGTCGATCACCCCGGTATTCAATGACAGTGATCAACTGACCTATTTCATCGGCGTGCAGAAAGACGTCAGCGTCCAGGTCAAGGCCCAGCAACGCTTGCTCCAGCTGGAGCAGCAACTGGCCGAAGTGGAAGCTGAACTGGCCGCCCTCAAGGCGACCAGCGGCCAC